The proteins below come from a single Planctomycetota bacterium genomic window:
- a CDS encoding inositol-3-phosphate synthase, which yields MDEVIRVAVAGVGNCASSLLQGITYYRRRLEDDGVRETLGLMHYDLGGYSPGDIRCVSAFDIDVRKVGQPLEKAVFAPPNCTKTICAEMDESGVTVQMGPVLDGYSDHMAEFPENQRFIPARKKPVDVAAALKRSGAQILLNYLPVGSQKATEHYAEACLKAGVSLVNCMPVFIASTRKWAERFRKAGIPIVGDDIKAQLGATIVHRVLTRLFRDRGVALDATYQLNTGGNTDFLNMLKRERLTSKKASKTEAVQSQLETPLPDDQIHIGPADYVAWQHDNKVCFLRMEGRGFAGVPLNLELRLSVEDSPNSAGVVIDAVRCCRLARDRGTGGPLTSVSAYLMKHPPEQMSDSEAQAQIEEFIAGKRER from the coding sequence ATGGACGAAGTCATTCGAGTGGCCGTTGCAGGTGTGGGGAACTGTGCGTCGAGTCTGCTTCAGGGCATCACGTATTATCGGCGCCGGCTGGAAGACGACGGGGTCCGCGAGACGCTTGGCCTCATGCACTATGACCTGGGCGGATACTCGCCGGGCGACATCCGGTGCGTCTCGGCCTTCGACATCGACGTGCGAAAGGTCGGCCAGCCCCTGGAAAAGGCCGTTTTCGCCCCTCCGAACTGCACCAAGACCATCTGCGCCGAGATGGACGAGAGCGGCGTCACGGTCCAGATGGGGCCCGTTCTGGACGGTTATTCGGACCACATGGCGGAATTCCCCGAAAATCAACGGTTTATCCCCGCCCGTAAGAAGCCCGTCGACGTCGCCGCCGCCCTGAAAAGGTCCGGGGCCCAGATCCTGCTGAACTACCTTCCCGTGGGTTCCCAGAAGGCCACCGAGCACTATGCCGAGGCGTGCCTCAAGGCGGGCGTCAGCCTCGTGAACTGCATGCCGGTCTTCATCGCGAGCACGCGAAAGTGGGCCGAGCGGTTCCGCAAGGCGGGCATCCCGATCGTCGGCGACGACATCAAGGCGCAACTCGGCGCGACGATCGTCCACCGCGTGCTGACGCGCCTGTTTCGCGACCGAGGCGTCGCGCTGGATGCGACGTACCAGTTGAACACGGGCGGCAACACGGATTTCCTCAACATGCTGAAGCGCGAACGCCTGACGAGCAAGAAGGCGTCGAAGACCGAGGCCGTCCAATCGCAACTCGAGACGCCGTTGCCCGACGACCAGATCCACATCGGCCCGGCGGACTACGTTGCGTGGCAGCACGACAACAAGGTCTGTTTCCTCCGGATGGAAGGGCGGGGGTTTGCCGGCGTGCCGCTCAACCTGGAACTGCGCCTGAGCGTCGAGGATTCGCCGAACAGCGCCGGCGTGGTCATCGACGCGGTCCGATGCTGCCGGCTGGCCCGCGACCGCGGAACGGGCGGGCCGCTCACCAGCGTGTCGGCCTACCTGATGAAGCATCCGCCGGAACAAATGAGTGACAGCGAAGCGCAGGCGCAGATCGAGGAATTCATCGCGGGAAAACGCGAGCGATAA
- a CDS encoding LysM peptidoglycan-binding domain-containing protein, protein MRKGLTMRVQTILVLVAGLLLVVGCQAKKSEEVPPLAAEELQPAPPVEPAPVAVTEVETTKGSEGKAPPAPPTGSQTYTMKAGDTLYGVARRFYGDGKLWTKIFEANKDKIRDVSDIRIGTVLVIPPK, encoded by the coding sequence ATGCGAAAGGGGTTGACGATGCGCGTGCAAACGATTCTTGTGCTGGTGGCTGGTCTGCTTCTGGTCGTGGGGTGCCAGGCCAAAAAGAGCGAAGAGGTTCCGCCACTGGCGGCCGAGGAACTTCAACCCGCGCCGCCTGTCGAGCCGGCGCCGGTGGCCGTGACGGAAGTGGAAACGACGAAGGGGTCGGAAGGCAAGGCGCCTCCTGCGCCGCCGACCGGCTCTCAGACCTACACGATGAAGGCCGGCGACACGCTCTATGGTGTGGCGCGCCGGTTCTATGGCGACGGGAAACTCTGGACGAAAATCTTCGAGGCGAACAAGGACAAGATCCGCGACGTGAGCGACATTCGGATCGGCACGGTGCTGGTCATCCCGCCGAAGTGA
- a CDS encoding CDP-alcohol phosphatidyltransferase family protein: MREGVARGLLRVGLRPNHVTILGMLLTVGAGVAVAAGKAWWPWAVGLVVAAGACDMLDGAMAQLGGAKSRFGGVLDSICDRASDGALYLGPALYFAARPDAPGPAEANLTLVLVAGLGLVWAYLVSYVRARAERVVPWCGGGFWQRGERVVTIFLGLAFGHLVIAIWILGLWPLTTVSHRLWRARRACAAQDGRMDESAARAIEPRGLAGLLLWRWERGTVPFDLHAGAVIAMLVFVNLPEADPLRGLLAWLVGA, encoded by the coding sequence GTGCGTGAAGGAGTCGCGCGGGGTCTGCTCCGCGTGGGTCTTCGCCCGAACCACGTCACCATCCTGGGGATGCTGCTGACGGTCGGGGCGGGGGTCGCCGTGGCGGCCGGAAAAGCCTGGTGGCCTTGGGCCGTCGGCCTTGTCGTTGCAGCGGGCGCCTGCGACATGCTGGACGGGGCGATGGCCCAACTGGGCGGCGCCAAGAGCCGCTTTGGCGGCGTCCTGGACTCCATCTGCGACCGCGCGAGCGACGGCGCGCTGTATCTCGGCCCGGCCCTGTACTTTGCGGCACGCCCGGACGCGCCCGGCCCGGCCGAGGCCAACCTGACGCTCGTCCTCGTGGCGGGCTTGGGCCTCGTGTGGGCGTATCTCGTCAGTTACGTCCGTGCTCGGGCCGAAAGGGTCGTCCCGTGGTGCGGCGGCGGGTTCTGGCAGCGGGGCGAGCGGGTCGTGACAATTTTCCTGGGCCTGGCCTTCGGACACCTGGTCATCGCCATCTGGATTCTGGGCCTCTGGCCGCTGACGACGGTCTCGCATCGGCTCTGGCGGGCGCGGCGGGCCTGTGCGGCCCAGGACGGCCGGATGGACGAATCGGCCGCCCGCGCCATCGAGCCCCGCGGGCTAGCCGGACTTCTGCTCTGGCGGTGGGAGCGGGGGACCGTGCCTTTCGACCTCCACGCCGGCGCCGTCATCGCGATGCTCGTCTTCGTGAACCTGCCGGAGGCCGATCCGCTGCGGGGCCTCCTGGCGTGGCTGGTTGGCGCTTGA
- a CDS encoding DUF362 domain-containing protein, whose translation MSHARKSFCPEGHDRLPEGQRTLGEICEDFARQEASIRRRAADHGLSRRDFLQMLSAGAVAATGLASFAVRGAGAADAARSRVVVVTHPEVILREYRVNPPVVRQMLDRALVELSGAQDEKAAWQSVGREDDFVAVKHNSMGAPTLHSHTEIHDAVAAQLAAQVGVKPERIVVVDRVVPEPYGEFSEPFTLPSNGLQTRLRRLYTDHATAIVNVSVLKSHSGEGISAALKNHLGSVKNPAAFHWWQPERLPRNLPELNALDPLRTKTRLCIVDAIRPLFAGGPADNEQYRWDFRGLIVGTDPVAVTAVGIRILEAKRKESVGKDWPMTAARQMVAYAQKIGLGNADADRIDRLDVDMA comes from the coding sequence ATGTCGCACGCGCGAAAAAGTTTCTGTCCCGAGGGCCACGACCGGTTGCCCGAGGGGCAGCGGACGCTCGGCGAAATCTGCGAGGATTTTGCCCGGCAGGAGGCGTCCATCCGTCGCCGCGCGGCCGACCACGGTCTGAGCCGGCGAGACTTCCTCCAAATGCTCTCCGCCGGCGCCGTGGCCGCGACGGGCCTGGCGTCGTTCGCGGTGCGAGGCGCCGGGGCGGCCGACGCGGCGCGCAGCCGCGTCGTCGTCGTCACGCACCCGGAAGTCATCCTCCGGGAGTACCGCGTCAATCCGCCCGTGGTCCGGCAGATGCTCGACCGGGCGCTCGTGGAACTTTCGGGCGCGCAGGACGAAAAGGCCGCTTGGCAAAGCGTCGGCCGCGAGGACGACTTCGTCGCCGTCAAACACAACTCCATGGGGGCCCCGACGCTCCACAGCCACACGGAGATCCACGACGCCGTCGCCGCCCAATTGGCGGCACAGGTCGGCGTCAAGCCCGAGCGGATCGTCGTCGTGGACCGCGTGGTGCCCGAGCCTTACGGCGAATTCTCGGAGCCGTTCACCTTGCCGTCGAACGGCCTCCAGACGCGCCTCCGCCGGCTGTACACCGACCACGCGACGGCCATCGTGAATGTTTCAGTCCTGAAGTCGCATTCGGGCGAGGGCATCTCGGCGGCCCTGAAGAACCATCTGGGCAGCGTGAAAAATCCCGCCGCCTTCCACTGGTGGCAGCCGGAGCGGCTCCCCCGGAACCTGCCGGAACTGAATGCCCTGGATCCGCTGCGCACCAAAACGCGCCTTTGCATCGTGGACGCCATCCGTCCCCTGTTCGCGGGCGGCCCGGCCGACAACGAACAGTACCGCTGGGACTTCCGCGGCCTGATTGTGGGGACCGACCCCGTGGCCGTGACCGCAGTGGGCATCCGCATCCTGGAAGCGAAGCGGAAGGAGAGCGTGGGCAAGGATTGGCCCATGACCGCCGCACGCCAGATGGTCGCCTACGCCCAGAAGATCGGCCTCGGCAACGCCGACGCCGACCGCATTGACCGGCTCGACGTGGACATGGCCTGA